From a single Loxodonta africana isolate mLoxAfr1 chromosome 9, mLoxAfr1.hap2, whole genome shotgun sequence genomic region:
- the GPR21 gene encoding probable G-protein coupled receptor 21, translating into MNFTLDGNQSSRPFCLLAFGYLETVNFCLLEVLIIVFLTVLIISGNIVVIFVFHCAPLLNHHTTSYFIQTMAYADLLVGVSCLVPSSSLLHYPLPIEESLTCQVFGFIVSVLKSVSMASLACISIDRYIAITKPLTYNTLVTPWRLRLCILLIWLYSTLVFLPSFFQWGKPGYHGDVFQWCADSWHTDPYFTLFIVMMLYAPAALIVCFTYFNIFRICQQHTKEISERQARFSSQSAKAGEVQACPDKRYAMVLFRITSVFYVLWLPYIIYFLLESSTGYSNHFASFLTTWLAISNSFCNCVIYSLSNSVFQRGLKHLSGAMCTSCASHTTAKDPYTVRSKGPPNGCQV; encoded by the coding sequence ATGAACTTCACCTTGGATGGAAATCAGAGCAGCCGCCCCTTTTGCCTCCTGGCATTTGGTTATTTGGAAACTGTCAATTTTTGCCTTTTGGAAGTGCTGATTATTGTCTTTCTAACTGTATTGATTATTTCTGGCAATATCGTTGTGATTTTTGTATTTCACTGTGCACCTTTGTTGAACCACCACACTACAAGTTATTTTATACAGACTATGGCatatgctgaccttttggtcgggGTAAGCTGCTTAGTCCCTTCTTCATCGCTTCTCCACTACCCCCTTCCGATAGAGGAGTCCTTGACCTGCCAGGTATTTGGTTTTATAGTATCAGTTCTGAAGAGTGTCTCCATGGCCTCTCTGGCCTGCATCAGCATCGACAGATATATTGCTATCACTAAACCTTTAACCTATAACACCCTGGTTACACCCTGGAGGCTACGCCTGTGTATCTTACTGATTTGGCTATACTCCACCCTGGtcttcctgccttcctttttcCAATGGGGCAAACCTGGATATCATGGAGATGTGTTTCAGTGGTGTGCAGATTCCTGGCACACGGACCCCTACTTCACCTTGTTCATTGTGATGATGTTATATGCCCCAGCAGCCCTCATTGTGTGCTTCACCTATTTCAACATCTTCCGCATATGCCAACAGCACACAAAGGAAATCAGTGAAAGGCAAGCCCGCTTCAGCAGCCAGAGTGCAAAGGCTGGGGAAGTGCAGGCTTGTCCCGATAAGCGCTATGCCATGGTCCTGTTCCGAATCACTAGTGTATTTTATGTCCTCTGGTTGCCGTATATCATCTACTTCTTGTTGGAGAGCTCCACTGGCTACAGCAACCACTTTGCATCTTTCTTGACCACCTGGCTGGCTATTAGTAACAGTTTCTGCAACTGTGTCATTTATAGTCTCTCCAACAGTGTCTTCCAAAGGGGATTGAAGCATCTCTCAGGGGCCATGTGTACTTCTTGTGCGAGTCATACCACAGCCAAGGACCCTTACACAGTTAGGAGCAAAGGCCCACCTAATGGATGCCAGGTCTGA